aattagtttgtttgtttgcttgttttaatcaattttaaatcatgctttttatttgtttttgtttctaatgtctctgtaaagcactttgaatcaccttgttgttgaattgtgctatacaaataaacttgccttgccttgcctaaagTAAAGGTGGTCCAGTATTAGAGTGTGTGACTTTAGCTGGGTGGATATTGTATAAAAGCAACCCTGCACCCATGTAAAAGGAAACACTTATTTCATACCTGGAGTGAACCACAGTTGGTGCTTTGCCCCCTTCTCTCTCTATGTGCTGTCTCACCAGTCCTCTGAACTGGATCAGGATCTCTGTGCACTCTGGGACTCCATGATCAGGCCAGGCAGTAAAGTGGAAATGTTTAACTGTCTGTTCTTCTGAGGTTTTTCTCTGTGAGGAACATTCATATACAGTTACTTTAGGCCTATGTCTTGATATACAGCATAATATTTTAGGTATCAATCAACCATTAttcttttaaaagcaacattaaCAGTTAAAGCCTTCAGTGTTTTCTATTCATGTTTTCTAGCCTTACTTAGTACcatctacacacacactcagaagaTATAAGTAAGTTTTTATACATCTTTCAGGTTGAATTCTCTCAGCGTCCAGTTGGTCTCCTGTTGCTCAGATCTCATGGTGACCAACAGCTCTCCATAAAGGCATGACTTGCTGTCTGCAGGCCAGTATTGTTCACACCTGGTCTAGAAAAAtgagcaaaaagcaaaaaaaatacacatacaaaatgtattttaatcatAGATCTTGATCTGTTCTTTGTGAAGTAACATGTTTCCTCCTGACAACAACTTCCTTAAAAGACcatcaataaaacattttaagattttCCTGAAGACTTACCCGCCCTCCTTCAATGCAGTTGGTTACCATAACGATCCTCTTAACTCTTTGTTCCCAAATCATTCTCCAGAAATCATTAACAGTAGAGGGCAGAGGGCCCTGAGTGGCAATGTACTCTCTGTTACTGCTGTAGCCCTGAAAAGCAGTGGACAAagttaatccatccatccattcgcttccgcttatccttttcagggtcgcaggggacAAAGTTAATATGTAGACTAATTTAGCTTGTATATCTTCTGCTCgttatagaaatgaaaaaagaaagctcATGAAATCGCACAAAGGTGCTTGTTTATATGCTTTCTGTATGGTGTAGTTATAAAGAGATCTTCACTGAACTTTATCTTAATGTAACACTTACCGGCATGTAATTGGCATTGATATAGTCTGAAATTCCATCAGGATCTGATGTAGTTAGCTTCACACGACACCAGTCATCTAATATGAGAAAACAGGTGATTTAACTCCAGTGCACCTCCAGTAGTCCTGACATAGACTGCTAGACTGAGCTCACAACAGCACGGTTCAACAGTCAGAGGAGAGACTCACATGGCAAGACGTTATTGAAACGATTCTTCGCTTTGTTTTCAGGTAGAATAGCAGTCTTTCGTGTCTGGTCTGTTCCAGCAGGAGCGAGGCACTGCATGAACGTAGCAGATAACAAAGCATGAAACTGAGATACTGGCCatcataaaacaaataaaatggtaagaaataaaacagtaaagacacaaaaacaggaacacacagaagcagaagaggaaaaaaaatcttgatcTTTTTATGCACCTCATATTCCTCGCTGAAGCCTCTGTTCTCGTCCAAACTCAGCTGATGGAAGTGGTCCGGAAACTTTGCAGCAGGAATagatctaaaaataaataaataaataaaacataactctctcaattttattaattaattttgccataattaatgtttttcttcattgtGGGTAATTgtcattgtaaaaaaaacacttacTTGCTCTGTGTGTTAGATACTTTGGATCCACCAATGAATGAAGACTTCTTTCTGCTGCAGGATCAAAATTAAGACATTAAATTTGATAAatgtattaatttaatttactttattcttGTCGGTGAAGTGAGACCCACCTAATAATATCTGGTCTTTTGAGGAAAATTAAGACAACCAGAGCAACCAGGAGACCAAAAAGAAGCACACCAAATACGGACCCTGCAATAACTCCTAAAGGGAGCAAAAGCATAGTTAGCAATGAAGTTGAAAAGTTTAgaggtttattttttacactTGCGTGAAATGAAACAATCAAGTCAAAGTTGAAAATACTGTATACTGTTATGATTACAAGCAGCAACATGGTAATATAGTTACTTTTACTCACCCCTTGGATCAGTTTGGCAGTAAAACACATGCGGTTCAGAACTCCTCACCCCAGACATTGAAGTTACAGACACTTTATATTTTTTGGCAGGTTGGAATCCATTGATTGTGATCTCAGTTTCAGGACTAGCTACTGTGTGAGTCTTTCCAGTCACATTCACCTCCGCATTAGTCCACTCGCCCTCTGGGTCTGTCCATTTAATAAGAACAGAGTATCCAGCTGCCCAGTACTCACAGTGAGCATTTAGATTAGGAGGAACTgagtaaaacaagaaaaaggttTTACAGTCAAAACTAAAGCAGAAAATATATGACTTATAGTAAATATAATGAAACTTTTTATACTACAAAACTTTGTTCTaaagtagaaaaagtagaaatttGTTCTAAAGTAGAAAGATTATTTGTCTTACTTTTAGGTCAAAGCAGTGCTCTTATTCTTTAAAaagttaataataaatttttggattttcatataaaaacaaagaatgaagACCTCAAACTTAGACATTGAAAGAATTACTCAGTCTgtatataattataattaaaaaacaatctGTAGTAATGATTGATTAACAGCTCAAGTCACAAAAATAATTCCTGCCTTACAGAAGTTAGAATTTTCTGTTTtagcctttttaatttgttgagATTATTTATCAAAACTAATAAGTtagttaataataaaatgatactTGGTTGAAACTCATGTATTCATACTGAATCATATTAAATATGTGTGTTAACCTGTGGTATATAAATTgtacataaaattatttttctgcaATAAACTTTTTCAAGATTAAAATTTGAATGCAagagtaaaaattaaaaactaaatcACAAGAATTCACACTTCATCTTTCAGGAAGTTATTACTTTAAGTTCTTAAATACTAATTTACAGATTCTAGTCCTTCAAATGGTTTCTGTTGTACTCACGAATTGTTAATTTGTGTTCACACTGCAAGAAAACTCTGGAAGACTTTTCATAGACAAGAGAGATGTTATAGGTGGCACCAGGGTAAAGTCCAGTAAACGACACATTTTCACGTCCATCACTGATATGAACGTTAGATCCATTACGGGCCGTTGCGGTCGAAAACAAGCCTTCAATCTTTGCTTTGATTGATGAGTTGGTAACTTTCCAGTCTGCACTGGCACAGTCGATGGCTGAAAGGGGTGAGAAAATAGTTATACGCAAGAACCTGATTCTTTTTTTATACAACTCATTGAATAGAGACAAGAAAAAGTTATAAAAGTCTAACACAGAGATGTTTTGGGGGTTTGTTTACCTGTTACTGTGAAATTCGTATAAGGAGTGCTCCTGAGTCCAGCAAACACTGTGGTTAAGCTGAAATCATACTGTGATCCAGGCTGAAGAGATGTCACTACTTTTCTGATTGTATCTGAGGAGACGTCTGACACACTACTTGGCACATCACCATTGATTTGAAGCTCGTATTGCCAGGCTTTATTCATGTTCTCCCACTCTAGAGTTATGCTGTTAGCAAATCGTTCAGTCACACTGACCCAAGGCACCACTGGTggaactgaaaaaacaaaaacaaaactcagaaGTGGAATTtgttcatctttttcttttaaaatgaaatacagGAGTATAGAGCTAGTTCAGTTATCACAAGCTTTTACATACTTAAGCCTGAATAGGTGTGTGAGCTAAATGGCACTCAGCATTAAAATTAATTGAATAAATAATAACTATatatacaaataataaaataattacatataaaatataataattaagCATGCTGCTTGCTAAGAGCACATCATTCATATTTTCTGCTCTATTACAAGCACAAGCCTATCATCAGGGTTAGATGCACACTTCCTTCTTCTCAGAGATATGGTTGGTGGGTGGAGCCTTGATGGATAAATGGCACTGCAGGCCAGAAGGAAAACATGGACATTTCACTTGGACTTATATTGCCCTTTTAAATATATTGTATCAGGAGCTAAAGATGAAATAAAGACAATTttacaaaggaaaacaaacagtttaaaaaaacccacttGATTACATACCTGTCGGTGCACTAAAGTTGTATCCAGAGCTgctgacgttctcaaacacagtAAAGAGGGTAAAATTGTAGTTTGTCCCAGCAGTCAGAGAAGAGACCACACATGTAACTGATGCACCTGATGTCGTGCATCCGTCCATGTCATTCTTGCCAATAACAATACTACCGCTGTCATATTCTAGGATGTATGTTAGCATGTCGTTAACCTTCTCCCACATCAGAGTTATACTGTTCTCATTTTGTGTCACAGTCACATTCTGGACATTTTTTGGAGCTGAAAGAGGACAAAGAATGATTTCGGAAGCATAAATAGATGTTACTTTTTCCTTTCAAGGCACTCATAGTGACAAAGCAACACACATAGGGgagatagttgtaacgtgggtcagttgtaacacttccaatttctccaatcagggctaataTGTTcagggttggaatatgttcaaaagctagatttttgcattctgtcacacacacacatagctacataaatggctctaagtgcattcatgtgttgaataaacaaagattacatgttaatgttttgttagtacccttatttcattgtgttacattttaccccaggatatgttacaactaacccagactatggggttaattgtaacatttcactcttcgtgtttgagaccataccatgcaatgggtaattgtgctgcagagaaaatagctgcactatttaatagcagagacatgtaaatactttgcattacattttgaatccactaccttaaaagagcttcaatttacagacagaaatgtcaaaaatgttacaactatccccggtctcccctatgttaataaataaatgaagctcTGGTCTCATTTAGTCTGATTCAAATGCAGTTGCTGTGAATTATAAGGAGCTAAAGATGAAATAAAGACAATTTTACAAATTCTGATTCACAAATGACATCCTTAAGTAACCATTTTGGTTTCCTAAGTTTTAGTAAGGATGTATTCTGGGATGTTTTTAACCTTTTCCCACTGCAGTGTTATGCTCATCTCATTTTGATGCAccacagtcacattattaacacTTTGTGGTAAGATAACAGCGGAAAGTGgctttgacaaaaaaaatctctcCATCAGCTAAAGTTTCAAGTACTAATGAGGCGTCCATCTGGGCTAATTTATCTATAATACAGAAAATATGTCTTACCACCATCAGTGACTGCGATGCAGTTtactccactgcttctgacaTTTCCAAACACAGTGAAGAGAGTGAAATTGTATCTGGTTCCACTGGTCAAGTCTGACACTCTGTATTCGTTTTCAGAATTACTAATATTGATCTTGCTCCCATTAAACGCAAGAATGTATTTGTCGATGTTGAGGACTGTTTTCCACTCCAGAGTTATGCTGGTCTCATCTTGTCCATTTTTCTTAAAGTCGTCAGCATTACGAGGAGCTAGAATAGAAAAACGCACAAACAAGAAACTGTAACAACATTTTCTGTCAGACACAGAAACATGGAGCGAGGCTTcagtttcagtatttttatCAGTCCTTTTGAAAAATATTAGGTGAGCTACACTCTTCTGTTTCTGAGAAACCTTAAACATCATTATAGAGCTCTGCCCTTGTTCATGTTGTAGAGGAGCATCAACTGTGGAACATTTTAAAGGACTATGACtgttttagatgtttttaaTCTGTTAGCCTCCACCAGGTTAGCAGTAAGCAGTCTAGGATTATAGGTCGGGTTAGTACTTGACATATTCAAATTGGAAAATTTGACAAATGTTTATGTTATTATTCTGTAGGATGTATTCTGGGATGTTTTTAACCTTGTTCCACTCCAGTGGTATACTCATCTCATTTTGATGCAccacagtcacattattaacacTTTGTAGAGCTAAAGATAAGAGAGGAAAGTggctttgatttaaaaaaaaaacacacaaaaaaaaacaacaactctccATCAGCTAAAGTTTCAAGTACTAATGAGCCGGTCCATCCTGGTTTATCTGTCTATGTTAGAGAAAATATATCTTACCAGTGACTGCGATGCAGTTtactccactgcttctgacaTTTCCAAACACAGTGAAGAGAGTGAAAGTGTATCTGGTTCCACTGGTCAAATTTAACACTCTGTATTCTTTTTCAGAATTACTAATGTTGATCTCTCTTTCATTAAACACAAGAATATAATTGTTGATGTTGGGGACTGTTTTCCACTCCAGAGTTATGCTGGTCTCATTTTGATGCAccacagtcacattattaacacTTTGTGGAGCTAAAGATAACAGAGGAAAGCGGttttgataaacaaacaaacaaaaaaaaacacacaaaaaaaaacaacaactctccATCAGCTAAAGTTTCAAGTACTAATGAGCCGGTCCATCCTGGTTTATCTGTCTATGTTAGAGAAATTACATCTCACCAGTAACTGCGATGCAGTTtactccactgcttctgacaTTATCAAACACAGTGAAGAGAGTGAAATTGTATCTGGTTCCACTGGTCAAATTTAACACTCTGTATTCTTTTTCAGAATTACTAATGTTGATCTTGCTCCCATTAAACGCAAGAATGTATTTGTCGATGTTGGGGACTGTTTTCCACCCCAGATTTATGCTGGTCTCATCTTGTCCATTTTTCTTAAAGTCATCAGCATTACGAGGAGCTAGAATAGAAAAACGCACAAACAAGAAACTGTAACAACATTTTCTGTCAGACACAGAAACATGGAGCGAGGCTTcagtttcagtatttttatCAGTCCTTTTGAAAAATATTAGGTGAGCTACACTCTTCTGTTTCTGAGAAACCTTAAACATCATTATAGAGCTCTGCCCTTGTTCATGTTGTAGAGGAGCATCAACTGTGGAACATTTTAAAGGACTATGACtgttttagatgtttttaaTCTGTTAGCCTCCACCAGGTTAGCAGTAAGCAGTCTAGGATTATAGGTCGGGTTAGTATTTGACATATTCAAATTGGAAAATTTGACAAATGTTTATGTTATTATTCTGTAGGATGTATTCTGGGATGTTTTTAACCTTGTTCCACTCCAGTGGTATACTCATCTCATTTTGATGCAccacagtcacattattaacacTTTGTGGAGCTAAAGATAACAGAGGAAAGTggctttgattaaaaaaaacacacacacacacaaaaaacatcaaCTCTCCATCAGCTAACGTTTCAAGTACTAATGAGCCGGTCCATCCTGGTTTATCTGTCTATGTTAGAGAAAATATATCTTACCAGTGACTGCGATGCAGTTtactccactgcttctgacaTTTCCAAACACAGTGAAGAGAGTGAAAGTGTATCTGGTTCCACTGGTCAAATTTAACACTCTGTATTCTTTTTCAGAATTACTAATGTTGATCTCTCTTTCATTAAACACAAGAATATAATTGTTGATGTTGGGGACTGTTTTCCACTCCAGAGTTATGCTGGTCTCATTTTGATGCAccacagtcacattattaacacTTTGTGGAGCTAAAGATAACAGAGGAAAGCGGttttgataaacaaacaaacaaaaaaaaacacacaaaaaaaaacaacaactctccATCAGCTAAAGTTTCAAGTACTAATGAGCCGGTCCATCCTGGTTTATCTGTCTATGTTAGAGAAATTACATCTCACCAGTAACTGCGATGCAGTTtactccactgcttctgacaTTATCAAACACAGTGAAGAGAGTGAAATTGTATCTGGTTCCACTGGTCAAATTTAACACTCTGTATTCTTTTTCAGAATTACTAATGTTGATCTTGCTCCCATTAAACGCAAGAATGTATTTGTCGATGTTGGGGACTGTTTTCCACCCCAGATTTATGCTGGTCTCATCTTGTCCATTTTTCTTAAAGTCATCAGCATTACGAGGAGCTAGAATAGAAAAACGCACAAACAAGAAACTGTAACAACATTTTCTGTCAGACACAGAAACATGGAGCGAGGCTTcagtttcagtatttttatCAGTCCTTTTGAAAAATATTAGGTGAGCTACACTCTTCTGTTTCTGAGAAACCTTAAACATCATTATAGAGCTCTGCCCTTGTTCATGTTGTAGAGGAGCATCAACTGTGGAACATTTTAAAGGACTATGACtgttttagatgtttttaaTCTGTTAGCCTCCACCAGGTTAGCAGTAAGCAGTCTAGGATTATAGGTCGGGTTAGTATTTGACATATTCAAATTGGAAAATTTGACAAATGTTTATGTTATTATTCTGTAGGATGTATTCTGGGATGTTTTTAACCTTGTTCCACTCCAGTGGTATACTCATCTCATTTTGATGCAccacagtcacattattaacacTTTGTGGAGCTAAAGATAACAGAGGAAAGTggctttgattaaaaaaaacacacacacacacaaaaaacatcaaCTCTCCATCAGCTAACGTTTCAAGTACTAATGAGCCGGTCCATCCTGGTTTATCTGTCTATGTTAGAGAAAATATATCTTACCAGTGACTGCGATGCAGTTtactccactgcttctgacaTTTCCAAACACAGTGAAGAGAGTGACATTGTATCTGGTTCCACTGGTCAAATTTAACACTCTGTATTCGTTTTCAGAATTACTAATGTTGATCTCTCTTTCATTAAATGCAAGAATGTATTTGTCGATGTTGGGGACTGTTTTCCACTCCAGAGTTATGCTGGTCTCATTTTGACCAACGGCCTCGAATTCTTCAGCATTACGAGGAGCTagaatagaaaaacacacacaaaagaaactaAAACAATGTTCCCAACAACATCTtgtattttgtttatgttttaattAGACTGAATGTTTTGTTCAGTGCTCACTAACCTGTCACAGCACTGAATCTGTATCCACTGCTGTTGAGTCCATCAGACGTGGTGAAGAGAGTGAATATGTAGTTTGTCCCAGCAGTCAGAGAAGTGACCACATGTACTATGGGTCcttcttcagttttattaatatcttcTGTTATATTACCATATTGCAGGATGTATGTTGGGATGTTCTTAACCTTGTTCCAGGTCAGAGTTATACTGTTCTCATTTTGTGTGGTCACATCCACTCTGTCAACATTATCtggagctgaaaaagaaaagacacacaGTGGTTGTAGttcaaaaaaagtttaaaaaagaacaagaactgAAGCACTGACTATACTGCTTTCACTCCTTTTTTGTTACATTGTCAGGAGCTGTGATGATTTGAGAGTGGTGTTCACCTTTTACCACAATAAAAACCCAGAATGACATTCACTTCAGTTTTACCGATCACCAACAAAAGTCTAGTATAGTGTTTCATTCTTACGGGCTTTTGCTGTTGTAGATGTTGTTTGCACTGTTGAAGTCTGTGGAGTGGGATTTGTTTGAGCCAGTGGAgtaaatgtttgtgttgtttgagTTAGTGGAGAGGTTTTTTGTGTTGTACCTGTCAGCAGATTGGTTCTTAGTCTTGtgcttgtttctgtttttgctgtaCTTTTCTGTCCTGCTGTCACTGTCGTCGTCACTGTTGATGTGATTGTTGTATTGGAGTCAGTTGTGCcctaaaagcagaaaaagagtgaaaaatacagaatctaaaatctgtgaaaaaaaatcaccattgAATACCCAGTTAACACGAGTCTGTGGCAGAGTCACAGAGCGATGTTTGCTGCTTTTAATTTCACATCTACATTATATCACAAACATTATGTGAACAGTAATACTTCGAGATATCCTCTGAGCTTTCTGCTTTATAAGAACAAAAACtttcactaaaaaaaaaaaaaaatgatgtgcaGGAAACAAATAAGTCAGTGTCAAATTATTTTAGCATTTTATGTGTCAGCTTCTACAACTAGCAACATCTATAACATAAAAATCACAGAGCTGGCAAAAAATCTATTAATTAAGTGTTTGCTTTTACTAAAAATGCAAATCATATGTattattatattgtatattataGCTACAGTTACTTACATTTACTGGCCTATGAAATATCTAACACATTTCTCCTCGGACACACTCTTTAAAATTCCACATCTGATTTGATTCAATCATTAAGTCTGTATCGTGTAAGTGTTTAAGATATTGTTGAATTTTCTTCTTTCATCCTCTTTTTGTTCTCAGAGGAAACAGATCGGTGTCGCAAAGAAGGAATAAATTCATGTTTCAAAATCTGGAAAAGTCCAGAATTTTCATGCCATTTAACAagattttgttgttcttgtatTTCTGTACAAACCAGTATTTCACAAAACATAACTATAGTGTTTTGAATACATAATGAAGCATGTCATGCATTTAGGCTTCACTGTGGTTTTGACTGCACTGCTTCCTTTTGTCGAGGGTAACCTACACTGAGCTTCACTATCTGATCACCATCAAAgtgaaaggtaaaaaaaaacttaccCAGAGTAGACTCAGGAAGACACAGAGCAACAAGTGGTCTGAGATAAGGGATAAAAGCTTCATCGTCTTCAGGACTCCTAACTGGCACACATACTTTGAACTTGTTcaattcctttgttttccccGGATAACCTTGTAGCTGCTATTTTCAGCACCTCTGCTGGTATGTTGACAAAAACCACAC
Above is a genomic segment from Maylandia zebra isolate NMK-2024a linkage group LG8, Mzebra_GT3a, whole genome shotgun sequence containing:
- the LOC101466896 gene encoding receptor-type tyrosine-protein phosphatase H isoform X2, translating into MKLLSLISDHLLLCVFLSLLWGTTDSNTTITSTVTTTVTAGQKSTAKTETSTRLRTNLLTDNVDRVDVTTQNENSITLTWNKVKNIPTYILQYGNITEDINKTEEGPIVHVVTSLTAGTNYIFTLFTTSDGLNSSGYRFSAVTAPRNAEEFEAVGQNETSITLEWKTVPNIDKYILAFNEREINISNSENEYRVLNLTSGTRYNVTLFTVFGNVRSSGVNCIAVTAPRNADDFKKNGQDETSINLGWKTVPNIDKYILAFNGSKINISNSEKEYRVLNLTSGTRYNFTLFTVFDNVRSSGVNCIAVTAPQSVNNVTVVHQNETSITLEWKTVPNINNYILVFNEREINISNSEKEYRVLNLTSGTRYTFTLFTVFGNVRSSGVNCIAVTAPRNADDFKKNGQDETSINLGWKTVPNIDKYILAFNGSKINISNSEKEYRVLNLTSGTRYNFTLFTVFDNVRSSGVNCIAVTAPQSVNNVTVVHQNETSITLEWKTVPNINNYILVFNEREINISNSEKEYRVLNLTSGTRYTFTLFTVFGNVRSSGVNCIAVTAPRNADDFKKNGQDETSITLEWKTVLNIDKYILAFNGSKINISNSENEYRVSDLTSGTRYNFTLFTVFGNVRSSGVNCIAVTDGAPKNVQNVTVTQNENSITLMWEKVNDMLTYILEYDSGSIVIGKNDMDGCTTSGASVTCVVSSLTAGTNYNFTLFTVFENVSSSGYNFSAPTVPPVVPWVSVTERFANSITLEWENMNKAWQYELQINGDVPSSVSDVSSDTIRKVVTSLQPGSQYDFSLTTVFAGLRSTPYTNFTVTAIDCASADWKVTNSSIKAKIEGLFSTATARNGSNVHISDGRENVSFTGLYPGATYNISLVYEKSSRVFLQCEHKLTILPPNLNAHCEYWAAGYSVLIKWTDPEGEWTNAEVNVTGKTHTVASPETEITINGFQPAKKYKVSVTSMSGVRSSEPHVFYCQTDPRGVIAGSVFGVLLFGLLVALVVLIFLKRPDIISRKKSSFIGGSKVSNTQSKSIPAAKFPDHFHQLSLDENRGFSEEYECLAPAGTDQTRKTAILPENKAKNRFNNVLPYDWCRVKLTTSDPDGISDYINANYMPGYSSNREYIATQGPLPSTVNDFWRMIWEQRVKRIVMVTNCIEGGRTRCEQYWPADSKSCLYGELLVTMRSEQQETNWTLREFNLKDRKTSEEQTVKHFHFTAWPDHGVPECTEILIQFRGLVRQHIEREGGKAPTVVHSSAGVGRTGTIISLDVLLQQLEKEQAVGINAFVHKMRLSRPYMVQTESQYIFLHQCIMDSLQPKDTNEENIYEDICENTYETPDSIYVNATALQELHRHNRSSEQQTSPTLC